A section of the Castanea sativa cultivar Marrone di Chiusa Pesio chromosome 12, ASM4071231v1 genome encodes:
- the LOC142618563 gene encoding maltose excess protein 1, chloroplastic-like, whose translation MAKSLVVSFGCNKVPHSLQHRTLYPNNCHSLPPLKPTLSLTLQNQNQKSLSLKYNSLTTLINRRVSSPITAALDSDVPHPLHQGSVKLRNSKSFEQWDSLTAKFSGASNIPFLLLQLPQIILNARNLLAGNKTALLAVPWLGMFTGLLGNLSLLSYFTKKREKEVIVVQTLGAVSQYVVFLQLAMAEAMPLPYFVITSVVVAAGLILNFMYYFNLLNAEIWRFWEDFITVGGLSVLPQIMWSTFVPYIPNSILPGAIAFVIAVTAVIMARMGKLSKEGVKFVGGISGWTATLLFMWMPVSQMWTNFLNPDNIRGLSAFSMLLAMMGNGLMIPRALFTRDFMWFLGSTWASLFYGYGNILCLYCFNAISREFFLAATIGLFSWIGMALWRDPIVYGYNSPLRSLKELVFGS comes from the exons ATGGCTAAGTCTCTAGTAGTTTCCTTTGGTTGTAACAAGGTACCACATAGTCTTCAACATCGTACTTTGTATCCAAACAATTGCCACTCTCTTCCACCACTAAAGCCCACCTTATCTTTGACCcttcaaaaccaaaaccaaaagtcTCTATCTTTGAAATACAACTCGCTCACTACTTTGATAAACCGACGAGTCAGTTCTCCGATTACTGCTGCTCTTGACTCGGATGTCCCACATCCACTTCACCAG GGATCAGTGAAATTAAGGAACAGTAAGAGCTTTGAGCAATGGGATTCATTGACAGCAAAGTTCTCTGGAGCATCAAATATCCCATTTCTGTTGCTGCAACTGCCTCAGATCATCCTCAATGCTCGCAATCTTTTGGCAGGGAACAAAACAGCCCTTCTGGCGGTCCCATGGCTG GGAATGTTCACTGGTTTACTTGGAAACCTTTCACTGCTCTCATACTTTACAAAGAAGAGGGAGAAGGAGGTGATTGTTGTGCAAACATTGGGCGCAGTATCACAATATGTGGTATTCCTGCAGCTTGCAATGGCAGAAGCCATGCCTCTACCTTATTTTGTGATTACTTCAGTTGTTGTCGCAGCCGGGCTTATATTGAATttcatgtattattttaatttgctCAATGCCGAAATCTGGCGCTTTTGGGAAGATTTTATCACTGTTGGCGGGCTATCTGTCCTCCCCCAA ATTATGTGGTCTACATTTGTCCCATATATACCAAATAGTATCTTGCCTGGGGCAATAGCTTTTGTTATAGCTGTCACGGCTGTTATTATG GCACGAATGGGTAAACTTTCTAAGGAAGGTGTCAAATTTGTTGGAGGAATATCGGGGTGGACGGCTACACTTCTCTTCATGTGGATGCCAGTTTCACAAATG TGGACAAATTTCCTGAATCCTGATAACATCAGAGGCTTATCAGCTTTCTCAATGTTACTCGCTATGATGGGAAATGGACTTATGATTCCACGTGCCCTCTTTACTCGTGATTTTATGTG GTTTCTTGGTTCAACTTGGGCTTCTTTGTTTTATGGATATGGGAATATTCTATGCTTGTACTG TTTCAACGCCATTAGTAGGGAATTCTTCTTGGCAGCAACGATTGGTTTGTTTTCGTGGATAG GAATGGCTCTGTGGAGAGACCCCATAGTGTATGGATACAACTCACCTTTGAGATCCTTAAAAGAGTTGGTTTTTGGTTCTTGA